From a region of the Zingiber officinale cultivar Zhangliang chromosome 4B, Zo_v1.1, whole genome shotgun sequence genome:
- the LOC121977803 gene encoding protein ELF4-LIKE 3-like produces the protein MEGDRVSGLGNGRRSENDQVLQTFQKSFVQVQSILEQNRLLINEIGQNHESRSPCNLGRNVGLIRELNDNIRRVVDLYADLSASFAKSMEASSSGGDCSGGLPEHKRSRPS, from the coding sequence ATGGAGGGAGACAGGGTCTCAGGGCTTGGCAATGGCAGGCGATCGGAAAATGATCAGGTGTTGCAAACCTTCCAGAAGAGCTTCGTGCAGGTGCAGAGCATACTGGAACAGAACAGGTTGCTGATCAATGAGATCGGCCAGAACCATGAGTCGAGGAGCCCCTGCAACCTGGGACGCAACGTGGGGCTCATCAGGGAGCTCAACGACAACATCCGCCGCGTCGTCGACCTCTACGCCGACCTGTCAGCATCGTTTGCCAAGTCTATGGAAGCATCGTCGTCGGGGGGCGACTGCTCCGGCGGCCTGCCGGAGCACAAGAGGAGCAGGCCTTCGTAG